A portion of the Natronococcus sp. AD-5 genome contains these proteins:
- a CDS encoding transcriptional regulator yields MRARVSWMNEADDAILEYLQELETDAGHRISLSPTAVWHNIVDELGVLDRSQNTISRRMNVLSDAGLLEKTDEKRGYYRITNTGIAYLEGELDSTDLGRSEE; encoded by the coding sequence ATGCGAGCCCGCGTATCGTGGATGAACGAGGCCGACGATGCGATTCTAGAGTATTTGCAGGAACTGGAAACCGACGCGGGCCACCGTATTTCGCTCTCTCCGACCGCCGTCTGGCACAATATCGTCGACGAACTCGGCGTTTTGGATCGAAGCCAGAATACGATTTCTCGCCGAATGAACGTGCTCTCGGACGCAGGATTACTCGAGAAGACCGACGAGAAACGCGGCTACTACAGGATTACGAATACGGGAATCGCGTATCTCGAGGGGGAACTCGACTCGACCGATCTCGGGCGGTCCGAAGAGTGA